The Oncorhynchus tshawytscha isolate Ot180627B unplaced genomic scaffold, Otsh_v2.0 Un_contig_14681_pilon_pilon, whole genome shotgun sequence genomic sequence AAGATATTTAACTCACACTAGTGTCTGCATGTTGCAGAGTGGACTGGTTAGTCCAACacagagcagcttcactcctctGTCTCCCAGGTCATTGTAGCTGAGGTCCAGTTCTCTCAGAGCGGAGTTATGTTTCTGCAGAGCTGAGGCCAGAGTCTCACAGGATTTATATGTGAGTTTACAGCCAGCTAgtctggagagaggagataaaCTGTTAGATTGACAAATCCCTCATTATAATGATACTGTATGTATCTGCATATTTACCAAGATGTTCAAGTAATGTTAAAAACATAACACATAATTACTACAAATACATAAACAAAATAAAGACAGTGGATACTGAAGATATTTAACTCACACTAGTGTCTGTATGTTGCAGAGTGGACTGGTTAGTCCAACACAGAGCAGctccactcctctgtctcccagGTCATTGTAGCTGAGGTCCAGTTCTCTCAGAGGGGAGTTATGTTTCTGCAGAGCTGAGGCCAGAGTCTCACAGGATTTATATGTGAGTTTACAGCCAGCTAgtctggagagaggagataaTCTGTTAGATATACAAATCCTTCATTATAATGATACTGTATACATCAACTcaataacagaacttacagtGCTCTCTTGCAGGTTTTCACTACCGGCAGCAACCTCTGATAACCTTCCTCTGTTGTGTTGTATGTCTTGAGGTCAAActcctccagcacctcctctGACATCAGTAACAGGTAGGCCAGGGCTGAACATTGGTCAGGTTTTAGTCTCGTTTCTGAAAGAGTTCCTGATCGTAGGGAGGTCTGCATGTCTTCAACTAGAGAGTTGGAACCAAGTtcattcagacagtggaacaAGTTGATGATCCTTTCTGGTGAGGATTCCTCCTTGATCTTGTCTGAAAGGTACTCAACTGTTCTCTCATTGGTCTGTGTTGTACTTCCTGTCTGTGTCAGAAGGCCTCGTAACAGAttctgattggactccagtgagagacccagaaggaagcggaggaacAGGTCCAGGTGTCCATTCTCACTCTTCAAGGCCTGGTCCACTGCGATCTCGTGTAAGTCAGACAACTGGATTgactcctcctcatcatcatcatcctcctcctcatcatcctcctcctcatcatcatcatcctcatcatcatcatcatcatcatcaccagtgACTGCTTTGGGGAAAACATTTTCCTGCTTGTCCAGGCATGATTCTAAACCATGCACAGCTGCTAGAAACTCCTGAATGCTCAGATGCACAAAGCTGTAGACCTTGTCTTGGTACAGCCCAGATTCTTCTTTAAAGATCTCTGTGCACAATGCTGAGTACTCTGATGCCTCTGTGACATCAAGGCCACACTCTCTCAGGTCCTCCTCATAGAAGATCAGGTTGCCCTTCTGCAGCTGTTGGAAAGCCAGCTTTGCCAGTTTCAGGATCATCTCTTTGTCTGACTGAGACAGTTCCTTTGGGTTTGTCTCTGTGGCTTTGTTGTACTTCCTGTTCTTCACAATGATTTGGATGAGCATGAAGTGTGAGTACATCTGGGTCAGAGTTTTGGGGACTTCATCCTTCTCTGCCTCGTTCAGTATCATCTCAAGGACTGTGGCTGATATCCAACAGAAGACTGGTATGTGGCACATGATGTGGAGGCTCCTTGATGTCTTCATGTGTTTGATGATTTCATTGGCCAGTTTCTGATCTGTGATTTTCTTCCTGAAGTACACCTCCTTCTGTGGATCATTGAACCCTCGTACCTCTGTCACCTGGTCAATACACTCAGGTGGGATCTGATTGGCTGCTGCAGGCCGTGTGGttatccagaggagagcagagggaagcagattcCCCTTGATGAGGTTTGTCAGCAGCACGTCCACTGAGGTTGGCATCGTGACGTCACAGCACTTCTCATTGTTTTTGAAGTCTAGAGGAAGTCGACACTCATCCAGACCATCAAAAATGAAAACAGTTTTGGTTTCACCATCTTCAATGCTGTCAATCTCTTTCAGCTCTGAGAAGTAGTG encodes the following:
- the LOC112240605 gene encoding protein NLRC3 isoform X1 produces the protein MSLSGEREEETTASKMSLSGEREEETTASKMTQDTSSKSVQKPRAESPTTSLLSMKCDRPPAFSQEPLPDDNKEVESLDSEDALKITHNLLDRRSQTLLTVQQDIKAKLKHKYQHISEGIGHHGNQSLLKDIYTDLYITEGGSGGLNNEHEVRQMEMASKKQTTQETPIKCNDIFKPLPGQDKPIRTVLTKGIAGIGKTVSVQKVILDWAEGKANQDVHFMFPLPFRDLNLKKDQYSLMQLLSHYFSELKEIDSIEDGETKTVFIFDGLDECRLPLDFKNNEKCCDVTMPTSVDVLLTNLIKGNLLPSALLWITTRPAAANQIPPECIDQVTEVRGFNDPQKEVYFRKKITDQKLANEIIKHMKTSRSLHIMCHIPVFCWISATVLEMILNEAEKDEVPKTLTQMYSHFMLIQIIVKNRKYNKATETNPKELSQSDKEMILKLAKLAFQQLQKGNLIFYEEDLRECGLDVTEASEYSALCTEIFKEESGLYQDKVYSFVHLSIQEFLAAVHGLESCLDKQENVFPKAVTGDDDDDDDEDDDDEEEDDEEEDDDDEEESIQLSDLHEIAVDQALKSENGHLDLFLRFLLGLSLESNQNLLRGLLTQTGSTTQTNERTVEYLSDKIKEESSPERIINLFHCLNELGSNSLVEDMQTSLRSGTLSETRLKPDQCSALAYLLLMSEEVLEEFDLKTYNTTEEGYQRLLPVVKTCKRALLAGCKLTYKSCETLASALQKHNSPLRELDLSYNDLGDRGVELLCVGLTSPLCNIQTLVLAGCKLTYKSCETLASALQKHNSALRELDLSYNDLGDRGVKLLCVGLTSPLCNMQTLV
- the LOC112240605 gene encoding protein NLRC3 isoform X2; this translates as MSLSGEREEETTASKMSLSGEREEETTASKMTQDTSSKSVQKPRAESPTTSLLSMKCDRPPAFSQEPLPDDNKEVESLDSEDALKITHNLLDRRSQTLLTVQQDIKAKLKHKYQHISEGIGHHGNQSLLKDIYTDLYITEGGSGGLNNEHEVRQMEMASKKQTTQETPIKCNDIFKPLPGQDKPIRTVLTKGIAGIGKTVSVQKVILDWAEGKANQDVHFMFPLPFRDLNLKKDQYSLMQLLSHYFSELKEIDSIEDGETKTVFIFDGLDECRLPLDFKNNEKCCDVTMPTSVDVLLTNLIKGNLLPSALLWITTRPAAANQIPPECIDQVTEVRGFNDPQKEVYFRKKITDQKLANEIIKHMKTSRSLHIMCHIPVFCWISATVLEMILNEAEKDEVPKTLTQMYSHFMLIQIIVKNRKYNKATETNPKELSQSDKEMILKLAKLAFQQLQKGNLIFYEEDLRECGLDVTEASEYSALCTEIFKEESGLYQDKVYSFVHLSIQEFLAAVHGLESCLDKQENVFPKAVTGDDDDDDDEDDDDEEEDDEEEDDDDEEESIQLSDLHEIAVDQALKSENGHLDLFLRFLLGLSLESNQNLLRGLLTQTGSTTQTNERTVEYLSDKIKEESSPERIINLFHCLNELGSNSLVEDMQTSLRSGTLSETRLKPDQCSALAYLLLMSEEVLEEFDLKTYNTTEEGYQRLLPVVKTCKRAL